In the Pontibacillus sp. HMF3514 genome, CGTTGTTTGATTTGTAATGCTTCGTACGAGTTGATATGTAATGCTAATTTCTGGGTTTTCAGCCATAATTTGAAACGTAAAGTTCTTTGAGTAGTTTATGAGAAAACAAGAATTTTTTATGTTCGAGGGCTCAACTGTCACTTCGGCTAATTTTATAGGGGCTTTTCTTGAAGAAGACACTTCTCGAAACACTCTTCCGCACGTTAAAGTTGGTAAAACTGTTTTTTCCTTCATGAACATCCCTCCATTCTACTTTATGAATCATGTTTATTATACATTTGTGCTGTCAGGCTTTTGTTTGTAATGTCATACATAGAGCGTTGGGATAATTGTACGCTAACAAGCTCTAATGTATAGGTACATATGGATTTTTTGATGGGAGATGCATCACAAAAATTATATACGACAGGTTCTTTGACATTGGTGTCACTCCCAAACTCCCGCCTAAAGGGATATTCTTGAAGAACTTTTCGGCTTCCCTTCTTACAAGAACGAACTAGACGAAACGTCAAACTATTGAAGGCCTCTTCCCTTAAAATTGATGTAACAAAAGAGGAGTACGTAATAAGCACAGCAGGGTTTATGATCTTTTTTGTATCGATACTTACACTTGTTAATACGATAGGACGGTTGCTGGGATCCAAGTTTAAAGGCAAACGTGGGCTAAAGGCGACTCCACACTTTAAGAAGGGAAACTGCTTTTTAGGTTGTATCGAACCTTCTTGGTTAATATAAAGTTTCGGCTTATCACTACGATTTTTCATCCGAACACCTCACTTTAATATACTTAGAGATCAAGCTCTTTCCTCTTCGCCACATATAGCCGTTGCTGTAATGTTTTTATTTAGAATCGAGAAATTTTGAGTGTTATTCGTAGCAATTCTCGCGATTTCTATCCGGTAGATGATTGGGGATTGGACATTGGATTCAAGGCAATCACAGTAATTTAAAACGGTGGGTTGATTGGTATCAAGGTTTCCTATTTCCTGCGGTTCAGGGGATTCAAATTCAAAGACCCATTCATCCAAAGTTCTTTGAGCAAGAAAGTTCTGAGTGGATCGAACAAGTCGATAGGTGATGGATAGTAAAGGTTGAAATCCCAATAGGGTGAACTGAATGAATTCAGAGTACTTAATCAGAATACACGGGTTCTCTAAGGACTGTGGATCGATTTGAACTTCTGCAAGGACAATGGGACGTTGATTAAAAGATAATTGGTTTGGGAGTGAGGGATTGAAAGTCTTCCCACATCTTAAAAAGGGAACACAATCTTTTGGTTCCATACACATACCTCGCTTTAATATAGTCATTGATATTATCCTATGTACGCAATAGCAAGAAAATGTTGAGTGGATCAGGACAGATTAGGTAACTAGGTTTTCTAGAAATAGATGTACGATTTGAGCAAATTTATTCAATTTCCACTTTTATATGAAACCTTATTCTCCTGAATCCGTCAAACCCTATAGGAGGGATAGATGTGTTAAGAAGAACGCTTATTTTCATCTCATTTATAATACTTCCTTCAGCATGTAATCCAAGTGTATCGCATACTCAAAACCTCTCATTAGAAGAGGTCACAGAAACCTTTAATAAACAAGGACTATCATTGGAAGACATAGATTTACCAAAAAGAAATGTCTTTACCAGAGAGTACAACGGTGTAACACCAAAAACCTACTCCTTACAAAATCGAGCCTTAACAATTTACATATATCAAACGACTCATGATCGTATAAAAGGAATGGAAGCCTTTAAGAATGCCACTGCAGCAGCGAGCTTAGAATCCTATGAAACCTATACAGCAAAAAATGTACTCGTATTCCACGGAGGAGAGAGCGAGTCGGTTAAGCAAACGTTACAAGAAGTGTTTCAAGATATCAGGTAATTCATGTATGCTGTATATACAAAATTTTGCCAAGGTAGGTCCGTCTTAAATGAAAAAGTCTATTGCTTACATACTTATAGCTCTTGTTGTGATTAGTGCTGGAACTGTACTCTATAACATCTTTCTTAATAGCCCAGGACAAAAAGTGAAATGGGAAAAGGTAGAGTTGGAGAAGAAGGCTCTTCCGAGTAAGGATGTAGATGTGAGTGGAATTGTTACTTTATGGAGTGACTCTGATAATGAAAAACTTTATCTATATGATCAGGGTACAGATAAAGTTTTTGGCGTGTTTTTTATTCATGGAAAGGAGTATCCATTAGGACAGGTTTCCATGAAACTAGGTCATCTTCATAATGATATCAAGCACGAAACGTTGTTTGGTGATGGCTCCTATCGGGTTGATGGTGTTATGGGAATAGACTATCCGATTATCACTTACTACAAAATCGAGAATAAACAACCCTATGAGATTCTATCTATTGAAGCAAAAGTGCAAGAATTGGATGTAAATGGCGACGGGCAAAAAGAACTCATTTCTGCTCGAGGGACACCTACAGAAACCAAAATCTATAGCTATAAAAATAAAACATTAAAGGTAGCCCAATTGAATGAACAACTAGATGCTATTTCAGTTACATTTGAAAATCCTTATCGCTTTCTCGTTTATAGCGAGGAACAAGGTCAAGCGATTTATGAACTTAGAGATGATCATTTAGTAAAAGTAAAAGAAGAAACAGAATAGATCCTTTAAATTCTGTCTTGTAGGCTAAAGTCTATAAGGCAGTTTTTTTTATGGTAAGGACATCTATTCCGTTATTTGCTCAAAGTCATGCCTTATTCACACCTCAAATACATTCAATTGATGTGCCAGTACATTTCACCCACAAACATTAAATTAGTTTGAATATTACAACCATTACCTTAATACAATAGACTAGCTAGAAAACATCTCACAGCCAGTTTAATAGAAGACGAGGTATGAGGTGTGAAAAACATGGGTTTAATCAAATTTATCAATATATCAATTGAGGGGGAGTTACATGAAACGTAAGTGGTTTGGAATTTTGGTTGTAGTGTTGTCGTTGTCGGTTATGTTGATGGGATGTAATAGCGAGGAGAGTGCTGAGGAAACGTCTCTGCTTGATACCGTCAAAGATAGGGACTTGCTTATTGCAGGTGTAAATGGTGAGTTGCCTGGATTTAGTTACTTAGATTCAGAAGGAAATTACTCTGGTTTTGATGCTGATTTTGCACGAGCAATCGCAGCTGCAGTATTAGGAGATGCAGACAAAGTTGAATATCGTCCGCTTTCCTCTAAAGAGCGTTTTACAGCAGTTCAGACTGGTGAAGTTGATGTGTTAACGCGTAACACAACGTGGACACTTACACGTGATACAAGCGTGGGACTGAACTTTGCCCCTGTAACGTTCTATGACGGTCAGGGTATTATCGTGCCAAAAGATAGTGGAATCACATCTATCAAAGACCTTGAAGGTACGCGCATTGCAGTAGAATCAGGTACCACAACTGAATTAAACCTGGCTGACCAAATGAGAAAGCATGGTATTAATTACGAAGCGGTTGTATTTGATAGTCAGGATGCAGCAGTTGCCGCATATGAAAGTGGTAGTGCTGACGCCTATACCACAGACAAGTCTGGTCTAGTAGCTCGTAAAGCGATTATGAAGGATCCTTCTGCACATGTGATTTTGGATGATACGTTATCCAAAGAGCCTCTTGCTCCAGCAGTTATTGGTGGAGATGATAAATGGTTCGACGTAGTGAAGTGGGTTGTGAACGCTACGATCCAAGCTGAAGAGTTAGGCATTACATCTGAAAATGTAGATGAGTTCAAAGATAGTAGTGACCCAGTCATTCAGCGTCTTCTTGGTACAGATGGAGACCTTGGTTCACAGCTAGGACTAAGCGATGACTTTGGTTATCAGGTGATCAAACAAGTTGGTAACTATGGGGAGATTTTTGAGCGTAACCTTGGTCCAGATACAAAATTCGGCTTAGAACGCGGATTGAATGGTCTTTACACAGAGGGTGGCTTAATGTACTCACCACCACTACGATAAAGCTTTAGCACAATCAGGCCTGCTACCAATTTCATGTGGCAGGCCTTTTTTACAAAATATGTTCAGCGGGGTGAACTAAAGCTATGAAAAAGAATACAGCAGACGTCCCCACACCATTTTGGCGGAACAAAAAAGTCATCCCATTTTTAGCACAGGGTATCTTTGCAATCATCATTGCGATCAGCTTACTTTTTTTATTTTCCAATGCGCTTGATGGGTTGCGACAAATGGGGATTTCACTAGGGTTTGACTTCCTGAAGTCATCAGCTTCATTTGGGATATCAGAAAGCTTAATTGATTACACGCCAGAGAGTTCATATGGGACAGCCTTTCTTGTCGGGGTTCTGAATACTTTACGTGTTTCATTTTTTGGGATTCTTATTGCCAGTTTTATTGGTTTGGTAGTCGGTATATCAAGGCTTTCAAACAACTGGTTAGTGAATAAAACAGCTTCCATTTATGTTGAGATTTTTCGAAATACACCTCTTTTAGTACAAATTAGTATTTGGTATTTTGCCGTTTTCCTCCCACTTCCAAGGATTGAAGAAAGTACAAAATTTTTATTCTCCTATTTTAGTAACAGGGGCACAGCGATTCCATGGTTTAATGCAACATCAGGGACGCTCGTTTGGGTTTCGCTATTTATTGTTGGTCTAATTTTAGCCGTAATCGTTTGGAAGGTGCGATTGAAAAAGCAAATTGAAACAGGAGATAACAAAAGACCTGGAATCTGGGCGATCGGTGTTATTCTCATCTCACTTATAACAGCATTTTTGGTGACATTCCAAGCTCCGTTTAATATTACGCTTCCAACCATTGGAGATAGAAGCTTCATGGGGGGATTAAGACTTTCCCCAGAGTTTTTAGCGATTCTATTAGGTCTTGTCATTTATACCTCAACCTATATCGGTGAAATTGTACGCGGTGGGATTCAGAGCGTGCAAAAAGGACAGGTTGAAGCGGCAAAAGCACTTGGGTTAAAGCCATCCACAACGATGCGACTTGTTATTTTTCCGCAGGCCATACGCGTGATCATCCCACCAGTGACGAGTCAGTATTTGAATCTAATCAAAAACTCTAGTCTTGCCATTGCGGTGGGCTATCAAGAGGTTGTGAGTGTTGGAGAAACAATTAATAACCAGACAGGAAAAGCGATTGAATCTGTCACGATTATGATTCTTGTGTATTTAACGTTTAGTTTGTTGACCTCATTTTTTATGAATCAATTTAATAAACGCAGTCAAATTGTTGAGAGGTGACCAGAATGAATAACAATGAAGTGACTCCAAATGAAGAGACACAAAACCAAATGGCCCCTCCAAAATCTAGCATCGGTGTTCTAGGTTGGCTCAGGAAAAATCTATTCAGTAACTGGTGGAACGCGCTCCTCACGATCGTGTTTACGATCATCACGGTCTATGTCGTGAAAGGAACCTTTACCTGGGTGTTTTTCACGGCAGAGTGGAGTGTGGTATCGGAAAACTTCAAACTACTTATGGTTGGCCAATACCCTACCGAAGAGCTGTGGCGTATTTGGATAACCATATCTATTTTTACAGCACTGATCGGGCTGTCCTGGGGAGTCTGGAAAGGGACGATGGGACATGTCTCAATCTTTTTTGGTGTTGTCATGGCGATTACCATGGTGGTTCCGTTTATTGCGTTTGGATCACGTATGTGGCTAGCCGCAAATATTGGGGTGTTGGTGCTTGGATATTTTATAGGCAAGAAATCTGAACAACTCAAAAAGCCTGTTTTAGTTGGGTGGTTCTTATTTGTACCTATAGGAATGTTTTTTATTGAAGGCTTCGGATTACTGAATGAAGTCAGCTCTAATTTTTGGGGTGGATTCCTGCTTACATGTTTAATCGCGATCATTTCGATCATAGCATCATTCCCTATAGGAATTCTTCTGGCATTAGGTAGGCGTAGCAACCTTCCTATCATAAAGTGGTTTAGCATTATTTACATTGAGCTCATTCGGGGAATTCCGCTCATTACGGTTTTGTTCGTAGCACAGCTCATGCTCCCATTATTCTTAGGAGACATCATTGAGTTAGACAAGGTCTTACGTGCAATAATCGGTTTCACACTATTTAATGCGGCATATCTAGCAGAAAATGTACGCGGTGGATTGCAGTCGTTGCCAAGAGGGCAGTATGAAGCGGCACAAGCGTTGGGGCTCAATAAAGCAAAAATGATGACGTTCGTCATTATGCCACAGGCGCTAAAAGCTGTGATCCCAGCCATGGTCGGTCAGTTTATCTCGATTTTCAAAGATACGGTTCTCGTTTCAATTGTTGGGTTGATCGACTTATTGGGCATGGCAAAAAAGATCATTGCTAACCCGCAATTTCTGGGGACGCAGATGGAATCGTTCGTTTTTGTCGCATTCGTGTTTTTCATCATCTGTTACCTCATGTCGTATGTGAGTCGTCGCTTGGAACGATCACTAGGAGTGGGAGAACGATAAGTGAAGGAGGAAGAAAACATGTCCAGGGAAAATCAAGCGAAACTTCTTGAAAATAGGGATGATATGATAGAAGTTAAAGGATTAAATAAATGGTTCGGTAATCTTCATGTATTAAAAGATGTAGACCTTAGTGTAAAACAAGGTGAAGTGGTCGTAGTGCTGGGCCCATCAGGATCGGGAAAATCTACGTTTATCCGCACGCTCAATGCCTTGGAGGAATTTCAAAAAGGCGAAATCCACATCGATGGTATTAACCTATCCAATGATGTGGCGAATATTGAAGCGATCCGAAAAGAAACGGGCATGGTGTTCCAGCAGTTTAACCTTTTCCCGCATATGACGATTTTGAGAAACGTTATGCTCGCACCAATATGGGTGAGAAAATGGAAAAAGGATAAAGCTGAAAAAATCGCTTTTGAATTACTGGAGAGAGTTGGGATCCCAGAGCAAGCTCACAAATACCCAGGGCAGCTCTCTGGCGGACAACAGCAACGTGTGGCCATTGCTCGTGCTTTAGCTATGCAGCCGAAGATCATGCTGTTTGATGAACCGACATCAGCCCTAGATCCGGAGATGATTAAAGAGGTTTTAGATGTTATGAAAACCTTGGCCCGATCAGGTATGACCATGGTTGTCGTGACGCATGAGATGAGCTTTGCGCGTGAAGTGGCGGATCGAATCGTGTTGTTTGATCATGGCGAGATCGTTGAGATGGGTGAGCCGAATGAGGTGTTTGAAAATCCGAAGCACGAGCGGACGAAGGCGTTTTTGTCTCAGATTTTGTGATGCGTGTGGGGGATCGTGAAATAGTGAAGGATCGAGCGAGGAAAGTGTGGAAGTTAGCTTGATTAGTGTTGAAGATAGCTTGATTAGTGTTGAAGAGTGCTGGATAAGTGAAGAAGCAAGCGAGAGAAGTGATGAAGTAAGAAGAATTAGTGAGGAAGAACATCGAATTAGTGTCGAAGTATCATAAATAAGTGAAGGTGCCAAGGTCTAGTAAGCCGCAAAAGGTTTACTAGATTTTTTATTCCATTAAACCAGGTTAACAGGCTAATAAAATTGTTAACCTGATCGTAAACAAGGTTGACAATATAGATGAACATCTTCTATCCTAAATCTATCAAAATATTTAGTAGGAGATGAGATTGTGGCTTTACGGACGATGATTTACTCAGCATTATTCGCATCCATAGTAGGGGCTTTAGGTTTGTTGCCTCCTATCGTTACACCATTCACACCAGTACCCATCACAGCTCAGACGCTTGGAGTTATGCTAGCTGGTGCTTTATTAGGCGCACGTAGAGGAGCACTTGCCCTAACTATTTTTGTGCTACTCGTAGCATTTGGAGTTCCGTTATTATCTGGAGGACGTGGCGGTTTCGGCGTATTCCTTGGTCCTTCTGGAGGATATATTTTAAGCTGGCCACTCGCTGCATTTGTCATTGGCTATCTTGTAGAAAAATTCTATCATCGCTTGAACATTGGCTTACTGATTACCTTTACAGTTGTGGGCGGTATCCTTGTTGTTTATGCAATCGGGATTACGTATTTATCCTTTATTACCAACACACCTTGGACAGGTGCTGCAGTTAGTGCACTAATCTATATCCCAGGGGATCTCGTGAAAGTTGTTCTTGCATCAATAATTGCAAAATCTGTTCACCGAGCTTATCCGATCATTGAAAAACCAAAAAATCAAAGAACAGCAGCTTAATATAAAAGGGGTCTGATCATTTCATTGATCTGGCCCCTTTGCTATCATGAAGTTTAATAGAATCTTTAGGAGGTTTCGGCCCGTGATCGGAAACATCATGCATCAAGATTCAGAAAAAACAGCTATCATAAGCGATACCGAACACATTACATATGGAAAACTTGCTAAACACATCACCACACATCAAAAGCAATTATCCCATCAACTATCAGACGTAAAAGGCAAACGCGTAGCCATTCTCCTCGAAAACGGCATCGACTTTTTAAAAATGTTCTTCGCCGTTAGCGCAAGCGGGGGCATTGCGATCCCTTTAGACCCAAAATGGAGTGGTCACCAATTCTCGATGGTACTCCAAGATTGTGATCCGGATCTCATCATTGTTCATAAAACCCTTCAATCAAAAATGCCTGATCATGAAAGTTGGCCAGTAATCACAATGGAGGATTTCATTCAACTAGAGCCAGAAGATACAAAACCTCAATCCGGCAACGAGCAGGATATCTTTTATATAGGCTACACATCAGGCACAACGGGAACACCAAAAGGGTTCATGCGTACACACCAATCATGGTTTGCATGCTTCGAGGATTGCCAACACGTTTTTGAGCTCCAGCCCAAGGACTATATTTTATCTCCTGGCCCTCTCGTACACTCTCACTTTTTGTTCGCAGCGGTTCAGGCCCTGCATATGGGCGCAACACTAAACGTTTGCAAAAGCTTTACTCCTCAAGCTGTTTTGCAAAAAATGAAGGAGCACCAGATTTCAGTACTGTACATCGTTCCAACGATTTTTGAATCCCTTATACAAACGAGCGATGAAGAAGTCCCAAGCCTGAGAAAAATCATTTCCTCCGGTGCAAAGTGGAAAAAGGAATCAAAAGAAAGAGTCCCGAAGCTTTTCCCAAATGCCGAAATGATCGAGTTTTTTGGCGCTTCAGAATTAAGTTTTGTGACCTATCTCATGCCTCATGAACATGAACAAAAAGGGGAAACGGTCGGGCGTACTTTTCCGAATGTTGAACTGCAAGTAAAAAAATCAGATGGCAGCCTAGCTAAGCCGAATGAAATCGGTGAGCTCTATGTCAAAAGCCCATGGGTGTTCAACGGCTATTTGAACCGTCCAGAAGAAACCGCCAATGTTTTTAATAACGGTTGGGTTACGATCGGCGACCTGGCAACCATTGATGAAGGAGGATATCTCACCATCATAGGGCGAAAACACAATATGATTATAAGTGGTGGCTTAAACATTTATCCCGAGGAAGTGGAGCAAGTCTTTGCTGAATTACCACAAATTGAGGAAATCGCTGTTCTTGGTGTAGAGGATACGTACTGGGGCGAAAAAGTTGTAGCAGTTTTCACTGCACATCAAAACATGGAAAAAGAATCACTCCACCAACATGGCAAGCGTTTCCTCCCTTCCTACAAATGCCCGAAAGAATACTATGTGGTTGATCAACTCCCGCATACTAGCAGTGGTAAAGTTGCACGAAAAAAAGTGAAAGAAATGCTCAAAACCTTAACACCTATTCAA is a window encoding:
- a CDS encoding DUF4489 domain-containing protein; this encodes MKEKTVLPTLTCGRVFREVSSSRKAPIKLAEVTVEPSNIKNSCFLINYSKNFTFQIMAENPEISITYQLVRSITNQTTLLDEWLFSGSEIIPTPVETIKTIEPLVLNFCDCLEDTVNPPITYTYQISNFTTTNTSFEILSQEISAIRISGEEQ
- a CDS encoding DUF4489 domain-containing protein, yielding MKNRSDKPKLYINQEGSIQPKKQFPFLKCGVAFSPRLPLNLDPSNRPIVLTSVSIDTKKIINPAVLITYSSFVTSILREEAFNSLTFRLVRSCKKGSRKVLQEYPFRREFGSDTNVKEPVVYNFCDASPIKKSICTYTLELVSVQLSQRSMYDITNKSLTAQMYNKHDS
- a CDS encoding DUF4489 domain-containing protein; this translates as MEPKDCVPFLRCGKTFNPSLPNQLSFNQRPIVLAEVQIDPQSLENPCILIKYSEFIQFTLLGFQPLLSITYRLVRSTQNFLAQRTLDEWVFEFESPEPQEIGNLDTNQPTVLNYCDCLESNVQSPIIYRIEIARIATNNTQNFSILNKNITATAICGEEERA
- a CDS encoding amino acid ABC transporter substrate-binding protein gives rise to the protein MKRKWFGILVVVLSLSVMLMGCNSEESAEETSLLDTVKDRDLLIAGVNGELPGFSYLDSEGNYSGFDADFARAIAAAVLGDADKVEYRPLSSKERFTAVQTGEVDVLTRNTTWTLTRDTSVGLNFAPVTFYDGQGIIVPKDSGITSIKDLEGTRIAVESGTTTELNLADQMRKHGINYEAVVFDSQDAAVAAYESGSADAYTTDKSGLVARKAIMKDPSAHVILDDTLSKEPLAPAVIGGDDKWFDVVKWVVNATIQAEELGITSENVDEFKDSSDPVIQRLLGTDGDLGSQLGLSDDFGYQVIKQVGNYGEIFERNLGPDTKFGLERGLNGLYTEGGLMYSPPLR
- a CDS encoding amino acid ABC transporter permease, which encodes MKKNTADVPTPFWRNKKVIPFLAQGIFAIIIAISLLFLFSNALDGLRQMGISLGFDFLKSSASFGISESLIDYTPESSYGTAFLVGVLNTLRVSFFGILIASFIGLVVGISRLSNNWLVNKTASIYVEIFRNTPLLVQISIWYFAVFLPLPRIEESTKFLFSYFSNRGTAIPWFNATSGTLVWVSLFIVGLILAVIVWKVRLKKQIETGDNKRPGIWAIGVILISLITAFLVTFQAPFNITLPTIGDRSFMGGLRLSPEFLAILLGLVIYTSTYIGEIVRGGIQSVQKGQVEAAKALGLKPSTTMRLVIFPQAIRVIIPPVTSQYLNLIKNSSLAIAVGYQEVVSVGETINNQTGKAIESVTIMILVYLTFSLLTSFFMNQFNKRSQIVER
- a CDS encoding amino acid ABC transporter permease; amino-acid sequence: MNNNEVTPNEETQNQMAPPKSSIGVLGWLRKNLFSNWWNALLTIVFTIITVYVVKGTFTWVFFTAEWSVVSENFKLLMVGQYPTEELWRIWITISIFTALIGLSWGVWKGTMGHVSIFFGVVMAITMVVPFIAFGSRMWLAANIGVLVLGYFIGKKSEQLKKPVLVGWFLFVPIGMFFIEGFGLLNEVSSNFWGGFLLTCLIAIISIIASFPIGILLALGRRSNLPIIKWFSIIYIELIRGIPLITVLFVAQLMLPLFLGDIIELDKVLRAIIGFTLFNAAYLAENVRGGLQSLPRGQYEAAQALGLNKAKMMTFVIMPQALKAVIPAMVGQFISIFKDTVLVSIVGLIDLLGMAKKIIANPQFLGTQMESFVFVAFVFFIICYLMSYVSRRLERSLGVGER
- a CDS encoding amino acid ABC transporter ATP-binding protein, which encodes MIEVKGLNKWFGNLHVLKDVDLSVKQGEVVVVLGPSGSGKSTFIRTLNALEEFQKGEIHIDGINLSNDVANIEAIRKETGMVFQQFNLFPHMTILRNVMLAPIWVRKWKKDKAEKIAFELLERVGIPEQAHKYPGQLSGGQQQRVAIARALAMQPKIMLFDEPTSALDPEMIKEVLDVMKTLARSGMTMVVVTHEMSFAREVADRIVLFDHGEIVEMGEPNEVFENPKHERTKAFLSQIL
- a CDS encoding biotin transporter BioY; its protein translation is MALRTMIYSALFASIVGALGLLPPIVTPFTPVPITAQTLGVMLAGALLGARRGALALTIFVLLVAFGVPLLSGGRGGFGVFLGPSGGYILSWPLAAFVIGYLVEKFYHRLNIGLLITFTVVGGILVVYAIGITYLSFITNTPWTGAAVSALIYIPGDLVKVVLASIIAKSVHRAYPIIEKPKNQRTAA
- a CDS encoding AMP-binding protein, with product MIGNIMHQDSEKTAIISDTEHITYGKLAKHITTHQKQLSHQLSDVKGKRVAILLENGIDFLKMFFAVSASGGIAIPLDPKWSGHQFSMVLQDCDPDLIIVHKTLQSKMPDHESWPVITMEDFIQLEPEDTKPQSGNEQDIFYIGYTSGTTGTPKGFMRTHQSWFACFEDCQHVFELQPKDYILSPGPLVHSHFLFAAVQALHMGATLNVCKSFTPQAVLQKMKEHQISVLYIVPTIFESLIQTSDEEVPSLRKIISSGAKWKKESKERVPKLFPNAEMIEFFGASELSFVTYLMPHEHEQKGETVGRTFPNVELQVKKSDGSLAKPNEIGELYVKSPWVFNGYLNRPEETANVFNNGWVTIGDLATIDEGGYLTIIGRKHNMIISGGLNIYPEEVEQVFAELPQIEEIAVLGVEDTYWGEKVVAVFTAHQNMEKESLHQHGKRFLPSYKCPKEYYVVDQLPHTSSGKVARKKVKEMLKTLTPIQS